CAGTGCCTTATACGCCTGGTAACATGGAATAAGGGGGGGACAGAAACATGGCTCGTTTACAGTACATGGCAACTGGGCGACGCAAAACGTCTGTCGCTCGCGTACGCTTGATTCCTGGGGATGGTAACATCTCCGTCAACAAGCGCAACATGGATGACTATTTTGGTCTTGAAACCTTGAAACTGATCGTCAAGCAGCCAATGCTGTTGACTGAAACGCTTGGTCAATATGACGTTCATGCAAACGTCTATGGCGGCGGTATTTCTGGTCAAGCCGGTGCGATTCGTCACGGGATCGCTCGTGCACTCTTGAAGGTTGACCCGGAACTTCGTTCGACGTTGAAGAAGGCTGGCCTTCTCACGCGCGATGCCCGCATGAAGGAACGTAAGAAGTACGGCTTGAAAGCAGCTCGCCGTGCGCCTCAGTTCTCGAAGCGCTAATTATTTCAGACAACGGATGCCGTTCGTTGGCCCATGGTTCGTCCATGGGTCGGGGAACGGCATTTTTGTTTTTCGCCGCGATGTAGGTCTCGCCGTCTGTTCGCTACCCCGGAGCCCGCTCCTCATGAAAAGGTTGTTCTCTGCGCAACTTAAGACAGTCTGCACACTCGTAATTTGATTGGAGCGTGACAAACTGTGCATAGTCGGAAAGCGATATTGTCCGCTGTCGCCATCGCTCTTTTCAGTATGGTCGTGGTCAACTTGCTTCCCATAGACAGAGTATCCGCGACGGCTGTTTCTACGGAGCAAAGTGAAGGACAGGCTGAGGAGCCGAATTCCGAGAAAAGTTCGCCTGTCGTAGAGAATAGTCTATATGGTAGGACCATTGTTGTTGACGCAGGCCATGGAGGAAGAGATTCCGGTGCGCGCGGCATCGGCGGGGTTCAGGAAAAGGATATTAACTTGAGCGTCGCTCAGGCACTGGTAAGGTATTTGCACGAGGCAGGCGCGACCGTGATTACAACGAGAACAACGGATACCGATCTCGCCACAGAATCTGACCGCCTACAGAAACGTAGACACCTCGGAGATTTGAAAGGCCGTCTCGGTGTTGTCCGGGAGCAGCCGATCGACGCCTTTGTCTCCATTCACTGCAATGCTGCGCCGTCTCCTGACTGGTGCGGCGCTCAGGTGCTGTACTTGCACAAGAACGATGACGGGCAGCGCTTGGCCAAAACCATGCAGGAGACGTTTCAGGAGACGTTGTTACCGACGCGTCGATCCATTCAGTCAAATCGTACGTTGTACCTCTTAAAGCGGGTCAAGGGTCCCACAATTTTAGCGGAAATCGGGTTTATCACGAACCCGACCGAGGCAAGCTGGTTACAGAGACCTGTGTATCAAGACAAGGTCGCGTTTGCCATGTACCTTGCACTGACGCGGTACTTTAACGAATCACCTTCTGAACCGGACGATGGTCAGTGATTAGAAGCGCCAGTGTTGTCGATTTCCCAGTTGTCGTGATGTTGTTTGGTAAGGAGATGACTGAGTGAGTTCCTC
This is a stretch of genomic DNA from Alicyclobacillus dauci. It encodes these proteins:
- a CDS encoding N-acetylmuramoyl-L-alanine amidase, with the translated sequence MHSRKAILSAVAIALFSMVVVNLLPIDRVSATAVSTEQSEGQAEEPNSEKSSPVVENSLYGRTIVVDAGHGGRDSGARGIGGVQEKDINLSVAQALVRYLHEAGATVITTRTTDTDLATESDRLQKRRHLGDLKGRLGVVREQPIDAFVSIHCNAAPSPDWCGAQVLYLHKNDDGQRLAKTMQETFQETLLPTRRSIQSNRTLYLLKRVKGPTILAEIGFITNPTEASWLQRPVYQDKVAFAMYLALTRYFNESPSEPDDGQ
- the rpsI gene encoding 30S ribosomal protein S9; translation: MARLQYMATGRRKTSVARVRLIPGDGNISVNKRNMDDYFGLETLKLIVKQPMLLTETLGQYDVHANVYGGGISGQAGAIRHGIARALLKVDPELRSTLKKAGLLTRDARMKERKKYGLKAARRAPQFSKR